The following proteins are encoded in a genomic region of Gemmatimonadota bacterium:
- a CDS encoding type II toxin-antitoxin system HicB family antitoxin: protein MRYRVLIDQDEDGVFVAQVPSLPGCVSQGRTRAEAIANVKEAIAGYLESLDAHRDPVPPAITEEIVEV, encoded by the coding sequence GTGCGATACCGGGTATTGATCGATCAGGATGAGGACGGGGTCTTCGTCGCGCAGGTCCCCAGTCTTCCCGGCTGTGTCAGTCAGGGCCGCACCCGCGCGGAGGCGATCGCGAACGTAAAGGAAGCGATCGCCGGATACCTCGAGAGTCTGGACGCGCACCGGGATCCCGTGCCGCCAGCGATCACGGAAGAGATCGTCGAGGTCTAG
- a CDS encoding type II toxin-antitoxin system HicA family toxin, whose amino-acid sequence MGRLPVVSGQELVRALGQIGYVVDRQKGSHIVLRQTNEPFRRVTVPDHREIAKGTLRAILRSVGLTPDELDDLLT is encoded by the coding sequence GTGGGCCGCCTTCCGGTCGTCTCGGGTCAAGAGTTGGTCCGAGCGCTGGGGCAGATCGGCTACGTCGTGGACCGTCAGAAGGGCAGTCACATCGTCCTCCGCCAGACCAATGAGCCCTTCCGGCGGGTCACTGTCCCGGATCACCGCGAGATCGCCAAAGGCACGCTCCGCGCGATCCTTCGCTCGGTCGGTCTGACTCCCGATGAGTTGGACGACCTGCTGACGTAG